One Coregonus clupeaformis isolate EN_2021a chromosome 21, ASM2061545v1, whole genome shotgun sequence DNA window includes the following coding sequences:
- the LOC121534451 gene encoding protein shisa-like-2A, which yields MSSECTSYYSTENVFTNGSSCPKEGSDPSAAFCCGFNDVKYCCDDPNSFFPYAYGYMWWLSFGALIGLSIAAVVLLAFLITVCVLCYLFIATKPSRLDNGLPLRAPGLDLSEGPSHSGPAPSTGPQGFRKHFLSRKLDCANQPPDPERLFQRCFVTTVNMEVPS from the exons ATGAGTTCGGAGTGCACAAGCTACTACAGCACAGAGAATGTGTTTACGAATGGCTCCTCGTGTCCTAAAGAAGGGAGCGATCCGAGCGCGGCATTCTGCTGCGGATTTAACGACGTCAAGTATTGCTGTGATGATCCCAACAGCTTCTTCCCTTATGCGTATGGATACATGTGGTGGCTTAG cTTTGGGGCTCTGATAGGTCTGTCCATAGCAGCGGTGGTCCTCCTGGCCTTCCTCATCACAGTCTGTGTCCTCTGCTACCTCTTCATCGCCACTAAGCCCAGTCGCCTTGACAATGGCCTGCCGCTACGAGCACCAG GGTTGGACCTCAGTGAGGGCCCCAGCCACTCCGGCCCTGCCCCTTCCACTGGCCCCCAGGGCTTCAGGAAGCACTTCCTCAGCAGGAAGCTGGACTGTGCCAACCAGCCACCCGACCCTGAGAGACTGTTCCAGAGGTGCTTCGTCACCACCGTCAACATGGAGGTCCCTTCGTAG